The following is a genomic window from Saprospiraceae bacterium.
GTATTTGGGATTGCGTTTTTGTGATGATTTATTGATGGCACCGCGGATGGCCGAGATGGTGCGTTGTTCGAGTTTTTGCATGAGTTCGTCCACTACTTTTTGGACCACCATACGGGCTGTACTTTTGGTTTTTTCGGGTATTAATTCGCCCAAAGCCATTAAAGTAGCGACTACGTGTACATCTGGAGTCGTTTGCTCTAAGATTTCGGGCTCAAGCATGAGTTTTTGTTGCAGTGCAGGCTGTTTCATGGCATCTTTTTGGAGTACCTGTACTACGGATTCAGGGAAAAACTTGCGAATATCACCCAACCATCGTGCTACGTTTGGACTGGAAGCTTGTCCACCGCCTTTGCCTTTTTGCTCACCATAGTCAAAAGATCTTTTACGTTCAAACTCATACAATGCCGTCAAGGATTGATCTACAGACGCATCTTCGCCTGAGAGTTTGAATCCGTATCCGTCCGAGCAAGCACATTAAGGATTTTGTTTAAGTGGGAGCAGCACTTTCAGATTCTTTAATTTAGTTTCATTGATTTTCTCCAATGTGTTTTCCAACCAGGACATGGGGTTTATATCATTGGCGGCACAGGAGCCCAAGAATGAATACATCATGGCTATACGCTGTGCGCCTTCGTGTGATCCAGCAAACAAATAATTCTTTCTGCCCAAAGCCAACGGTCTGATTTTGTTTTCGATCAGATTATTAACCAGTTCATACCGGCCATCATTGAATAGCTCCATGATTTTGGGCCACTGGGTGTGGAAGTATGCCATAGCTTTGCCGATCGGGCTTTGCGGAAGCACATATACGCTTTGCTCTTCTACCCAGCTTTTGAGACTGACGAGCAGATGTTTCATATGTTATTCTCTTTGCTCCTTGCGTTGCTGTGGTGAAAGCGCTTTAAAATTTGTTTCATCTTCGTAGATTTTGCTAAATACATTCAATGGGTACTCGGCTCTTGTTTTATCATTGTCTTTGGCCTTGTAAAAGTATCTCCTGACATGAACCAGGCATACTGCAATGACCATTGACTTTTGCTTGGCTAAGGTGTCATAGACACTTTATCCATCACTTTGCAATAGTCCCGTATATCGTTCCAATATTGTTTTGGGCCCTTCGATATCCCGTCCCTTATGATAATCAAAAAACAGTAATCTCTCCTCAGGGCTATGATACACCCATTGGTATCCGCCATCGCCCAGATGATCATCTTTGTAATTGAGTTCATGATTGATACTGATCCAGCCCAATGAATGCCCGAATGAGTCGGTTGTAAATCCGATAAAATCATTGCCTTCTTTGGCTACGGCACGTCCTTTGGGGTTTTTGTAAGTACTATTGATATAGATCTATTTAACTAAAGGGCATTGAATTAAAAATACTTTGACATTTCACCCTGTATTGTTAGTGCTTTTTCTCTTATGGCATTTTGAAAATCCGGCGTATCACCGGCATATATTATTTCTCGGGATGAATTGATCAGTAAACCCAAATCTTTATTCTTGCCATTTTGAACGACAGAATGCAAATCTCCACCCTGCGCTCCCACACCAGGGACGAGAAAAAAATATTCTTTAGCAAGTTGTCTCACTTCTGAGAAAAGTTGAGGATGTGTGGCCCCTATTACGTACATCAGATTGTCGGGATTACCCCATTTCTGAGATTGCGCTATTACCCGTTCATATAAAGGTGTTCCTCCTTCGGTTTTTAACATCTGAAAATCAGAGCTTCCCGCATTACTTGTCAAGCCAAGCAAAATCACCCATTTTTGATCAAATTCCAGAAAAGGTGCCACTGAGTCTTCTCCCATGTAAGGTGCCACTGTCACAGCATCAAAATCAAAATACTCAAAAAAAGTCTTGGCATACATTTTACTAGTATTGCCTATATCTCCCCTTTTGGCATCCGCAATGGTAAAAATGTCAGACGGGATATAATCCATAGTTTTTTCAAGAGATATCCAACCTTTTGGTCCAAGGGATTCATAAAATGCCAAATTAGGCTTGTATGCCACACACAAGTCTCTGGTAGCGTCAATTACCATTTTATTAAACTCAAAAACAGGATCATCGGAACTCAAAATATGAGCCGGAACCTTTGAAAGATCAGTATCAAGGCCCACACAAAGGAATGATGATTTGGACTTGATATGTGAAATGAGTTCTTGCCTTGTCATGCTACAAAATAACCATTAACAGCCTCAACTGCCTTGATCTCAGGCAGTCGGGACTTAATAGCCTGCTCAACACCTGCTCGCATCGTCATTGCTGAAAACGAACAATGCTCGCAATTACCAAGCCATTTTATTTTTACGACCAGGTCTTCGGTGACTTCCACCAATTCAATATTACCTCCATCCACAGCAAGATGTGGTCTGATTTCGTCAAGAGCCAGATTTACCCGACTGAAAATATCTGTAGAATTTGCTACTATCATGATACAAAAGTAATCATATTTTTTTAAAAATCATTGTCATATGCATGAACCTGTGTTTAACAAAGCGCACGAATTCAAATTTTCTTCAGCGCTACCCTCATTCCCAAGCATAGCTTGGCAGGCTCTGAAGAGCCTGTCAAGCTTCGCTTGAGACGACCCGTCCAATTCAACCACGTTTTTACCATTTATTAAAAAGAACACTGAAAAAGTGCAATTTGTTATAACCACTGCATGAACTTGATTGTCAGTGTTCTACTTTTACTATTCTGGTAGGCTCATAAAGTTGATTTCTCATTTCTACCTGCTTTACCAAATTACCTGCAAGATGTCTAAATACCGGATAGAGATAGCCTTTAGTATCAGCAGCAGCGGGGATTCCGGTATCCCCGGCTTCTCTCACACTCTGAATGATAGGTATCTGAGCCAACATTTCAGACTGTGACATAGATGCAAGTCTGGTTCCTCCTCCCTTTCCAAAAATGTAATATTTATTTTCAGGTAACTCTTCAGGTGTAAACCAACTCATGTTTTCCACTACTCCAAGGATCGGAACATTGACATTCTGGAGTAAAAACATATTCATCGCTTTTACTGCATCTATGACAGATACTTCTTGAGGTGTGGTCACGATCAAAGCTCCTGTAACCGGCACCGTCTGTACTAATGTCAACTGGATGTCACCTGTTCCCGGCGGTAAATCAATGATGAGAAAATCAAGCTCTGGCCAAAGACAATCGTTTATAAACTGCCTTAATAAACCTCCTAATCTTGGTCCTCTTAACACTACTGCTTGTTCAGGCTCAACTATAAATCCTATAGAAATGACGTGCACTCCATGCGCCATCAAAGGAATGATCTTGTGTTTGCCATATAATAATTCTACTTTGGGTCTTTGGCCGACAAGGCCCATCATAGTAGGTATCGATGGTCCATACAAATCTGCATCAATTAGGCCTACCCTATATCCTTCGTTGGCAAGTGCCACTGCAAGGTTGACGGACACAGTGGATTTTCCCACTCCACCTTTACCTGATGCCACGGCAATCACATTTTTTACCTGCGGCAATACCGTATCCGTAGTTTCTGTGCCTTCAGATTTTATTTTGAGGTGGATATGCACCTGTGCATCAGGATATATGTGTTGTATCTGCTCCATACAGGCGAAATTCAGTGCTGATTTCAATTCAGAATCGTTGGATTTTAAAACTATAGAAAAAGCCACACTTTGTCCATCCACCCTAAAGTCCTCCACCATTTTGGCGGAGATGATATCATTGCCTGTTTTAGGGTCTTTGACGTTTCGCAGAGCTAGCAGTATTGCGTTATGGTCTATCATACATCATTTTTTGCACATGTATAAGGTTAATAACTTGTCAATTGTTCACAAACAGACTAAGAAATATAAGCAAAATTTATAATTTTGTCTCCTGAATTTCTATTTAGATACCCGATCTACATGAACATATATAAAAATATCAACGATCTCCCCGCATTTAAAAACCCGGTCATTACGATTGGTTCTTTCGATGGAGTACATGCCGGACATCAGAAGATATTGTTGAGAGTGAAAACTCTGGCCGACGAAATCAATGGCGAAAGTGTGGTGATCACTTTTTTTCCACACCCGAGAAAAATCATTGACCCAAGAGAACAAGGACTATCAGTACTCAATACACTCGATGAAAAAATTGAACAGATATCGTCATTGGGTATTGGAAATATTGTTATAGTACCTTTTACATTTGAATTTTCAAGACTTTCTCCAAGAGAATATATTGAAAAATTCATCATAGGATGTTTTCATCCTAAATATATCGTGATAGGTTATGATCATAAATTCGGACTCAACAGGGCAGGTGATATCCACCTTTTTAAAGACTACGAGAATAAAGGACATTTTCATGTTATAGAAATTCCCAGACAAGAAGTGGATGAAGTCACCGTCAGCAGTACTAAAATCAGAAGTGCCATCCTTACAGGAAAGATTGAAGATGCATCGTTACTTCTGAATCATCCGTATGTGCTTACCGGCAAGGTCATTCATGGAGATAAATTAGGTACAAAATTAGGTTACCCGACAGCCAATCTTTACATCTCAGAAAAAGAAAAACTCATACCAATGGAGGGAGTTTATGCTGTCAAAACCGAAATAGAAGGTGAAGAATTTAATGGAATGATGTACATCGGAAAAAAACCTACAGTATCAGAACAAGCCGGTATCAATATCGAAATCAACATCTTTGACTTCAATCAAAATATCTATGATAAGACAATCAAGATCAATATTATAAAATATCTTCGCAACGATATTAAGTTTGATACTTTGGATCAGTTGAAAGAACAATTGGCCATTGATGAAAAAAATGCCCTCATAGCACTGGACTCTCTAAAAACTTTTGAAAAAAAATATCCGATAGTCACAGTTGCCATACTCAACTATAATGGGTCAGAGCTACTGGAATCATACCTTCCAATGATTGAATTTTCATCAGAAAAATATGAATTTGACATTTTGGTTATTGACAACAAATCTGAAGACCTGTCCATTGATTTTGTAAAAGAGTGGTATCCTGAAATCAGAGTTGCTGAACTATCAAAAAACTATGGGTTTGCTGATGGATATAATAAAGGACTCAAAGATGTCCAAACTGATTATGTGGTGATCATTAATTCAGATGTTTTAGTTACAGAAAATTGGCTAGACCCCATCATTGAAGCATTTGAGACTGACAAAGAATTAGGTATAGTGCAACCCATGATATTATCTATCGAGGATAAAACCAAATTTGAATATGCAGGTGCCGCCGGCGGTTATATTGACGTATTTGGTTACCCATTTTGCAGAGGGCGTATTTTCAACCATATAGAGTCAAACGAAAATCAATATGATGATGATGCAGAAATATTTTGGGCCAGTGGTGCAGCATTAGTTTGCAGAACAAAAGTTTTTAAATCCTTAGGTGGATTTGATGGAAGTTTTTTTGCACATCAGGAAGAGATTGATCTTTGCTGGAGATTCAGGCAAGCTGGCTACAACATCAAATGTATTAGCGCAAGTAAGGTCTATCATTTAGGCGGAGGAACCTTAGATTATAATAATCCCAAAAAAGACTTTTTGAACTTCAGAAACAACCTTTATCTTTTAACTAAAAACGAACACCTCATCAATCTCTTGTGGCTTATTCCTGCTAAGCTAATATTGGATGGGGTAGCTGGCATGAAATTTTTATTAGACGGAAAATTTAGGTCAACCATAGCTATCATAAAGGCTCACATGTCGTATTACAAACACTTGCCATTGGTCTTTGAACGTCGAAATCTGGAACAGAATCTTATATTTCGTAATAAAATTAACAAACCCGATCTGAACGGGATTTTTTTTGGATCCATAGTCTGGAAATACTATATCGAAAGAATAAAAAAATTTACTGACCTAAATTTCTGATTTGTTTTGAATTATAAGGACCTTAAAATTATTTTCGAGGATGATGATTTGCTTGTTGTTGACAAGCCTGCTGGCGTATTGACCATCCAGGATAGGTTCAATCCGCAGATACCCAATCTTTCCGGAATCTTAAAAAAGTTATATCCTGAAATTATTCCTGTTCATAGATTGGATAAGTTTACGAGTGGTGTGAACGTATTTGCAAAAAATGCAGAAAGTCATAAAATCCTTTCGGTAGCATTTCAGTCCCGGGAAGTTGAAAAATACTATTATGCCTTAACGGATGGTGTACCATCACCGGAAAGTGGCAGAATCGATGTTCCTCTGGCAGAATCAACCGTCACAAGAGGTAAAATGCTGGCACATCCAAGAGGTAAAGAATCCGTCACAGATTATAAAATTGTCAAAAATTTTAAATCCTATTCTCTGCTATACATCAGGATTTATACAGGCAGGACGCATCAGATACGTGTACACATGCAATACTTGGGCAATCCATTGATTGTGGATCCACTATATGGTAACAGAGAAGCTTTCTTCCTATCTGAAATCAAACAAAAAAAATTCAACCTTGGTAAATTTGAAGAAGAAAAACCGCTGATAACAAGACAACCGCTACACGCTGAAAAAATAGTCCTGATCCATCCTGTGAACAAAAAAAAGCTTGAGTTCGTATCACCCTTGCCTAAAGACATTCAGGCTGTAATCAACCAAATGGAAAAATGGATTAAAATGTAGCCTTAATCTTCCTTTACTATTTTTATCAAAGATTTGTGCTTCTATTTTGAAAAATTCTATAACTTTGACTTATAGTTTGGATTTTTGTGCTTTTAATAACATGTGACGTACAATTAATATCATTTTATATCAGCACCTGAATTCAAATTAATTCACCTTGTCGGACTCAATCTAATATCTTTTGAATATAACTTACATAAATGCAGCATGGGTAGATTATTAAGAATTTCAATACATGCATTTTTCATCCTTGTCTTATATTTCTGGATTACTGCCATTCTAAAATCAGAATCAGAAAACAAAAATAGTCTAAACTCTAAAGATACTATTCAAAATAATACAGGAGATTTGCAAGTTTCTGATTCTACTGCATCAGGATTGGCAACAGACAGTGTTTCATTAATAAATGATGATGATCTGGATGGTGAAAATATCGATTACAATGATATTGACAAAAAAGTAGACGCCCTAAAAGGGCATAAAAAAACTACTAGTCCATCTGATACAAAGAATGAAAATATCGATACTAAGGCACTTGAAAAAAAACCTAATGTAAATGCAGACACCAGACCAAAACCTAAGATTTCTACTGGAAATACACAAGCAAACATAGGTGACGGAGGTAGTTTTATGGTCATTTGCGGCAGTTATCTTCTTAAAGAAAATGCAGACAAAATGGTGCAAAAGTTAAAAAAAATGGGGTATACCAATGCAAAAGTTCTGATATTTGACGGGGCTGGTTATCATTCAGCTATTGCAGCACAGTTCTCCTCACAAGCAGAAGCACAAAAGGAATCTGCATCATTGAAGAAAAATGGAATTGATTGTTTTGTGAAGACCAGATGAGTATTGATTTGAAATGAATTAGTCAGTTGCTCTGCTATGATTACTGTGCCTGTGCCTTCATTTTGTTAGCTTACTACAAGGGCAAACTATCGAATATGTGATAAATAGATTATGAACAAATTTGATAAAATAAACACACTAAAAAAAGAATTTGAGACACTCAACATCTCTGACCACGATCGACGGAGATTGGATGAGAAATTCCGCCTGGAATTTAGTTATAATTCTAATCATCTTGAAGGAAATACTATCACCTACTTAGATACAAAAGCCCTTTTGCTCAAGGATATTGTGGCCAATAGCTATACATTTAGGGAAATGGAAGAAATGAAAGCTCATGATACAGCTTTCGCATTGGTAAAGGAATGGGCAGTAAGCCGAGATCGTGACATCAGTCAAGTAGATATTAAGGAATTAAACAAACTCATACTTGTCAAAGACTTTTGGAAGGATGCACAAACACCTGATGGTCTGCCTGTAAGGAGAATAATAAAGGTAGGCGAATATAAAGAAATGCCAAATTCAGTTAGATTGGCAAATGGTGAAATTTTCCATTATGCTGAACCTTTTGAAGTACCCGCCAAAATGCAGGAACTATTGGATTGGTACAATGATAAAAAATCGGGTTTACATCCGATAGCTTTATCAGCTATTTTTCATCATAAGTTTGTGCTTATCCATCCATTTGATGATGGTAATGGCAGGATTTCCAGGCTTATGATGAACTTTATTTTACTTCGGTTCGGCTATCCACCTTTAGTAATCAGATCAGTGGACAAAACCAAGTATTTAAATGCATTGAGATTGGCAGATGTGGGAGATCGTGAAGCATTCATTGACTATATAGCTGACCAAGTGATATGGAGCCTTGAAATATCTATCAAGGCCGCAAAAGGCGAAAGTATAGAAGAACCAAATGATTGGGAAAAAGAATTGAGTATTTTGGCAAAATCAAATGATACCATTCCAGAAAGGAAAACGTTAGAAGTTACAGTTTTGAGATTTATGGATAGTTTTTTTCCGTTATTTCGGGCCATAAAAGAAAAAGCTGAAGGACAATTAAATCACCTTTTTGAACAAGTTCAAATTAATATCTTATTAGACAATAGAGAACTAAATGCTTTCCTCCAAAATGAACATGCCAATTTTGACAATTTGAAAATAAATGTTCTTAAAGAAGATCATGTTCAAATATTGAGTTTGAAGATATCTTTGCTAAGATATAAAAAAAATAAGTTAGACATATTTGATATAAATAATCATATTCAAATCAAAATAAACACTTATCAATATGAGATTACTTTTGCAGGAAATAAAGAATTGAAACTAAATAAACTATACAGTGAAAAACTTTCAGATCAAGAAATCGAAACAATCGTGAATGAATGGGGCAAACAAGTGGTTGATGAAATCAAAAAGAATATAAAATAAAAAACCTGTTCAACTTAGCTTCCAGAATACAATGAAATATCGGGAGATATTTGTCCTCAGTTATTCGAAATTTAGCGAAATTTGCACACTATTATTTACTTTTATGTTTATTGCTTAATATAAGAAAAATGTGCGGAAGATCTTCCCTTACTAAGACCGAAAAAGAAATCGAAGAGCGATTTAAAGCGACTTTTTACAGCGAAGAGCTGGAAAGGTACAATCCTCTGCCCAATTTTAACGTCGCTCCCACGCAAATGCATCCGATCATAACATCCGAAGACCCAAGCCACCTCCACTTATTCAAATGGGGACTCGTACCTTTTTGGTCAAAAGACAGTAAATCTGGTGCTAAGATGATCAATGCCAGGTTAGAAACACTTGATGAAAAGGCTGCCTTCAAATCGCTATTGAACGCAAAAAGATGTATTGTCCCTATGGATGGATTTTATGAATGGAAGACAGATGGAAAACATAAAGCACCTTTCAGGATCGTCACCAAAGACCAGGCCATATTTGCCGTAGCAGGTTTGTGGGATTGCTGGAAATCGCCCGATACAGGGGAACTCATATACACTTATACTGTGATTACTGGCCCTCCCAATAGCTTGATGGAACAAGTACATAACAGAATGCCGGCAATTCTGCTTCCAGAAAATGAAAAACTCTGGCTGGACCCGGTTATTAAACCACATGAAGCACTCCAATTACTAATACCCTACCCTTCGGAAAGTATGGAAGTATATCCGGTATCCGATAAAGTAAATAGTGTCAGAATAAATGAGCCTTCTCTTATAGTACCCGTAAAAAATGAGCCTAAACCAATTCAGACAAGTTTATTCTTTTGACAAAAGTGCATTATCCTTACATCACAGCTGATTTGAACTCGTATTGACGATAAAAAGGCAGTATATTGAACTTTATTAACACTATTAAAAAGGTCGTATGTATAAAGAATCTTTTTAATCCTGTTTAGCAACCCAAAGTATCTTAAAACGTCTGTAAATCCTTTGTAATCGACTGTTTGTCGATTTTTATATCTGGAATGATGACATTTCACCACTTTTGAGAACTAATTTGCATGACCGCATGTTAAAGGTCGAGTTTAAATCACATTATTTATCATCTTCTAAAAACAATTAAAAAAATGAATTTCAAAAAAATGCTATTTTTCGGATCTTTTATGATCATAGGTCATTGTATATTTGCTCAGACTGCAGATGAAATCATCAATAAATATTTTGAAAGTACCGGAGGTCGTGATGCCTGGTCTAAAATCACTACAATGAAATCAACAGTCCTGGTTAAAACCCAAGGTATGGAATTGCCCGCAGTTATACTTTCAAAACCTATGAAACAAAAAGTTGAAATAACCTTCCAGGGACTTTCAATAGTTCAACCTGCTTTTGATGGTGAAACCGGTTGGCAGACTAACTTTATGACCATGAAAGCCGAAAAAATGGAAGCTGAAGACAATGCCATATCAAAAGCAGAATTTGGTGACTTTCCTGATCCGTTCTTAAAATATAATGAAAAAGGATATAAAGCAGAACTTCAGGGTTCTGAAACTGTAGAAGGAACAGATTGTTTCAAAATCAAATTAACAAAAAAACCAGTCATGATTGACGGCAAAGAAGAGGAAAACGCTTCCATTTACTTTTTTGACAAGGAAAACTTTGTACCCATCATGGTACGAAATGTGGTAAAAAAAGGTCCGGCTAAAGGTAAATCATCTGAAACAGTGATGTCAGATTATCAGGAAGTCAATGGTTTAATGATGCCCTTCACAATGGATCAAAAATTTGAAGGTACTACCCAAGCCAGCATTGCTATAAAGACTATTGAGCTGAATGTGGCCATAGATGACAGTGTATTTAAGTTTCCGGAAGGAAATTAATTAAAATATCCTACTATCAGAAAGATAACTACCATGTAATAAGGTAGTTATCTTTTTATTTTAACAATTCTCAATTCCAAAATACAATTTTTATGAAGCCAATT
Proteins encoded in this region:
- a CDS encoding transposase, which produces MKHLLVSLKSWVEEQSVYVLPQSPIGKAMAYFHTQWPKIMELFNDGRYELVNNLIENKIRPLALGRKNYLFAGSHEGAQRIAMMYSFLGSCAANDINPMSWLENTLEKINETKLKNLKVLLPLKQNP
- a CDS encoding transposase, which produces MVIAVCLVHVRRYFYKAKDNDKTRAEYPLNVFSKIYEDETNFKALSPQQRKEQRE
- a CDS encoding transposase codes for the protein MGWISINHELNYKDDHLGDGGYQWVYHSPEERLLFFDYHKGRDIEGPKTILERYTGLLQSDG
- the pyrF gene encoding orotidine-5'-phosphate decarboxylase, translating into MTRQELISHIKSKSSFLCVGLDTDLSKVPAHILSSDDPVFEFNKMVIDATRDLCVAYKPNLAFYESLGPKGWISLEKTMDYIPSDIFTIADAKRGDIGNTSKMYAKTFFEYFDFDAVTVAPYMGEDSVAPFLEFDQKWVILLGLTSNAGSSDFQMLKTEGGTPLYERVIAQSQKWGNPDNLMYVIGATHPQLFSEVRQLAKEYFFLVPGVGAQGGDLHSVVQNGKNKDLGLLINSSREIIYAGDTPDFQNAIREKALTIQGEMSKYF
- a CDS encoding NifU family protein, with the translated sequence MIVANSTDIFSRVNLALDEIRPHLAVDGGNIELVEVTEDLVVKIKWLGNCEHCSFSAMTMRAGVEQAIKSRLPEIKAVEAVNGYFVA
- a CDS encoding Mrp/NBP35 family ATP-binding protein, whose translation is MIDHNAILLALRNVKDPKTGNDIISAKMVEDFRVDGQSVAFSIVLKSNDSELKSALNFACMEQIQHIYPDAQVHIHLKIKSEGTETTDTVLPQVKNVIAVASGKGGVGKSTVSVNLAVALANEGYRVGLIDADLYGPSIPTMMGLVGQRPKVELLYGKHKIIPLMAHGVHVISIGFIVEPEQAVVLRGPRLGGLLRQFINDCLWPELDFLIIDLPPGTGDIQLTLVQTVPVTGALIVTTPQEVSVIDAVKAMNMFLLQNVNVPILGVVENMSWFTPEELPENKYYIFGKGGGTRLASMSQSEMLAQIPIIQSVREAGDTGIPAAADTKGYLYPVFRHLAGNLVKQVEMRNQLYEPTRIVKVEH
- a CDS encoding bifunctional riboflavin kinase/FAD synthetase; amino-acid sequence: MNIYKNINDLPAFKNPVITIGSFDGVHAGHQKILLRVKTLADEINGESVVITFFPHPRKIIDPREQGLSVLNTLDEKIEQISSLGIGNIVIVPFTFEFSRLSPREYIEKFIIGCFHPKYIVIGYDHKFGLNRAGDIHLFKDYENKGHFHVIEIPRQEVDEVTVSSTKIRSAILTGKIEDASLLLNHPYVLTGKVIHGDKLGTKLGYPTANLYISEKEKLIPMEGVYAVKTEIEGEEFNGMMYIGKKPTVSEQAGINIEINIFDFNQNIYDKTIKINIIKYLRNDIKFDTLDQLKEQLAIDEKNALIALDSLKTFEKKYPIVTVAILNYNGSELLESYLPMIEFSSEKYEFDILVIDNKSEDLSIDFVKEWYPEIRVAELSKNYGFADGYNKGLKDVQTDYVVIINSDVLVTENWLDPIIEAFETDKELGIVQPMILSIEDKTKFEYAGAAGGYIDVFGYPFCRGRIFNHIESNENQYDDDAEIFWASGAALVCRTKVFKSLGGFDGSFFAHQEEIDLCWRFRQAGYNIKCISASKVYHLGGGTLDYNNPKKDFLNFRNNLYLLTKNEHLINLLWLIPAKLILDGVAGMKFLLDGKFRSTIAIIKAHMSYYKHLPLVFERRNLEQNLIFRNKINKPDLNGIFFGSIVWKYYIERIKKFTDLNF
- a CDS encoding RluA family pseudouridine synthase — translated: MNYKDLKIIFEDDDLLVVDKPAGVLTIQDRFNPQIPNLSGILKKLYPEIIPVHRLDKFTSGVNVFAKNAESHKILSVAFQSREVEKYYYALTDGVPSPESGRIDVPLAESTVTRGKMLAHPRGKESVTDYKIVKNFKSYSLLYIRIYTGRTHQIRVHMQYLGNPLIVDPLYGNREAFFLSEIKQKKFNLGKFEEEKPLITRQPLHAEKIVLIHPVNKKKLEFVSPLPKDIQAVINQMEKWIKM
- a CDS encoding SPOR domain-containing protein, whose protein sequence is MGRLLRISIHAFFILVLYFWITAILKSESENKNSLNSKDTIQNNTGDLQVSDSTASGLATDSVSLINDDDLDGENIDYNDIDKKVDALKGHKKTTSPSDTKNENIDTKALEKKPNVNADTRPKPKISTGNTQANIGDGGSFMVICGSYLLKENADKMVQKLKKMGYTNAKVLIFDGAGYHSAIAAQFSSQAEAQKESASLKKNGIDCFVKTR
- a CDS encoding Fic family protein, which codes for MNKFDKINTLKKEFETLNISDHDRRRLDEKFRLEFSYNSNHLEGNTITYLDTKALLLKDIVANSYTFREMEEMKAHDTAFALVKEWAVSRDRDISQVDIKELNKLILVKDFWKDAQTPDGLPVRRIIKVGEYKEMPNSVRLANGEIFHYAEPFEVPAKMQELLDWYNDKKSGLHPIALSAIFHHKFVLIHPFDDGNGRISRLMMNFILLRFGYPPLVIRSVDKTKYLNALRLADVGDREAFIDYIADQVIWSLEISIKAAKGESIEEPNDWEKELSILAKSNDTIPERKTLEVTVLRFMDSFFPLFRAIKEKAEGQLNHLFEQVQINILLDNRELNAFLQNEHANFDNLKINVLKEDHVQILSLKISLLRYKKNKLDIFDINNHIQIKINTYQYEITFAGNKELKLNKLYSEKLSDQEIETIVNEWGKQVVDEIKKNIK
- a CDS encoding SOS response-associated peptidase gives rise to the protein MCGRSSLTKTEKEIEERFKATFYSEELERYNPLPNFNVAPTQMHPIITSEDPSHLHLFKWGLVPFWSKDSKSGAKMINARLETLDEKAAFKSLLNAKRCIVPMDGFYEWKTDGKHKAPFRIVTKDQAIFAVAGLWDCWKSPDTGELIYTYTVITGPPNSLMEQVHNRMPAILLPENEKLWLDPVIKPHEALQLLIPYPSESMEVYPVSDKVNSVRINEPSLIVPVKNEPKPIQTSLFF
- a CDS encoding outer membrane lipoprotein-sorting protein, which produces MLFFGSFMIIGHCIFAQTADEIINKYFESTGGRDAWSKITTMKSTVLVKTQGMELPAVILSKPMKQKVEITFQGLSIVQPAFDGETGWQTNFMTMKAEKMEAEDNAISKAEFGDFPDPFLKYNEKGYKAELQGSETVEGTDCFKIKLTKKPVMIDGKEEENASIYFFDKENFVPIMVRNVVKKGPAKGKSSETVMSDYQEVNGLMMPFTMDQKFEGTTQASIAIKTIELNVAIDDSVFKFPEGN